GTCCCTACAGACCGGTCTGTAATCAGTTTTTCTATTGCTGACCAAAAGCTCTCTACCCATGGACAAGttcaccacatgtggatgtagttCCCCCTCGCACAGCAGCCCCTCCTGCAATCATCTGTGGGAGTTTTACCCATTCTGCATAGTTTGATTGGGGTGGTGTACGACCTCATGAGAGTTTTTTGTATGATTGCTCTTGGAGCACCATGCAAACGGAGACCTTGGCTGCtgcctcccagatgtcctgcCATTCACCGCCCTCTAAGGTCTGTTGCAGATCTGTTTCCCATTGTATAATGTATGTAAGGGGTTCTTTGTTGCCCTCTGGGGTGCTGAGCTGGGTAGTTGTtgcatttttaatgtattaactaTTAATAAAGCATTAATTAATCGTGGGTTCACGTCATCAATAAGACTTAATAAATATGCACTGTCACAAGTGAAACCAAATCTAGACAAGATACATTTTATCCTGACAAAACacctgcatttttttaaaaaacaatttggcTACAGCAACTGGGCATTCACTACACAGAAACCAATTTTATATCTCGTTGCTCATTGGCAAGTCTGTTTAAATGCACAATATTTTCtctcgtgtctgtgtgtgtgtgtgtgtgtgtgtgtgtgaaaataaCAATAAAGCAGCATACAAAAATAATTTCCTATATGCAAGAAGATATAAGCAGCCAAACATAGTAATAACCAAAGCGTTAACAAACCTATTTTACATCATTTTTCATAAAATTCTAATGTTTGAAATGTTATACAGCTTGATAGAACCAGGAGGAGGCTGTAAactcctcaggaaatccacacaCTAAAAATAACACTGAGTGATGACACAAACCTATAATTTAGTCAGGTGAGACCAGCAGTGTATCAGTCATAGTCACAGGATTAAGAATAAAAATTACTACAGTCACATTTCCAttactcaaattaatacactactTGCTAAATCATTCATAGTTTACCGTTAacagaagaaaacaaaacaagcagCTACACATATTTAAATGCAATGACTGAACAGAAACTGtgtgtactttaaccccttaaggaccaagcttctggaataaaagggaatcatgacatgtcacacatgtcctgtgtccttaaggggttaaacttttgtTATTGGTTTTGTTGGAATTAAAACAAACCGTGCTCAATCCAGTGTAGTGCTGGAATAAACTGTTCTCTTTATATATTAACGAAATACAAAAACATAATCCTCCATAACCAAAATTTATGGAAATTAGGGCTCTACAATAATTcagtgccttaaagggacactatagccacctgaccaacttcagcttaatgaggttgttcaggtgagaactatagctccctgcagcttttctcatgtaaacactgtattttctgagaagcGAAGCTTGACATTTTTACCTAGTTCGCAGACTCAGTTGAGCGGTGAGAGGGTGAATGTGGAAGGGTGAGGACTGGCTGGTTTTGGTGATGCCGGCAAGtatgcattttaattttattttttttctcttgctgTCTTCCAGGTGATGGGAACTGTCTAATGCATGCCACTTCTATGTATATGTGGGGTGTTCAGGACATGGACCTTCTGCTGAGAAAAACCTTGTATGATGTCCTGAGGACTACAGATACTCGAAACTTCAAGTATCGTTGGCAATTAGAATGCATAAAGTCCATAGAGTTTGTACAAACAGGACTGCGTTACAATACGAAggtaatacatttatattttattaaatattttttccgTGTACAAATAAACCAAAAAGACAATAGTAATATAGAGAGATTTATACATAATTATGTTGGTAATATTAATGCCAAGAAAAACTGTATTGAAcaggttgtgtgtttttttttttttgtgtgtgttttttcttgtttgttttgttaagAACTGTTCTGTCCTAAAATTATGACTAATGCTATGGTAGAGTTGCACCTTAACTTGCTGTGGGATTGTGACCAACACATTGCTTGTGAATATCATTCAGAGGCAAGGTTATACAAGTTTCTCactttacacaataaaataatgtatatagaggattaatgTATAATCCTCACTTTGCTATCAGTATGATTCTCTTATGTGTGTAAGTATTGAGATTTCATTTTATTACCAAATTAAGGTAGTTTTAATGGGTCTTCAATAAAAGCAAATCGGCATTGACTTTGGTTTTAATTTATAGAATTGGGATGAAGAATGGGAACATCTTGTCCAAATGGCATCAGCTGAAACATCTGAGGGCCGAGGTGGGCTCCAATATAACTGCCTTGaggaaatacacatatttgtccTAGTTAACATCCTCCGGAGGCCTATTATCGTTCTTGCAGGTGAATATATTTCACAGTCCTTATGAATATGTGAGCTTTACCTAGCTGAGTGGCATATGAAATATTTGCAGACTGTAATTATCAGTGCTTAGAATTACAAGTGGTGCTAAAACAGAAAATGATTGAAATTGTGTCGGATTATCTTCCTGAATAGATAAGGTTATGAGAACCTTGGACTCTGGCTCCAGTTTTTCCCCTCTAAGTGTGGGTGGGATTTATTTACCTCTTCATTGGCCTGTACAGGAATGCTATAAGCACCCCATCATTCTTGGATATGACTGCCAACACTTTGCACCTCTTGTAACTATGAAAGACAGTGGACctggtatgtatatatttgtcttttctttaattttatagagTGTTCCGcagttgtatatattttaaaggtcCTAAGAAATCTGTAAGGTCTTGCATCTGGTTTCTTAATTAAATCTATTCTAAATCACTTGTAATGAAAGCGTGGCTGCTATGACCTACATTTtaccaatttggttttcaattcactactacTGACACAGAACCAGCTAAATGAAATGCCAGCAGAatgttgtttttaatttattttttaatttttttattatacaatatGCATAGATCCTAGTTCTGTATATAAAGCGTAGGTAAATTAGTAATTCTCAGCATATATCCTATAGCAGTTCACAAGTCATGATGTCCTTACCAGATCCAATTTCCTTTACCGTTATATTATCTATACTCAatatttttgtgtgcatgtctgtatctatctatctatatatcatatagaGAGCTATTTCTCTCTCGCTGTTTTTTTTGCTAAGGATATATATtactcaggacatacttgaaagcaagagaaatctcaatgtatctttcctggtaaaatattttataaataaaatattggtgTTGATGCTGTTAGGCCGTAATTGTTAATACATTATGCTGTTGGAATGTTTTTTGATCACAGGCTTAAAGTGCTCATGTCAAAATATTCATAATAAATCTGGTTTACCTAACAGAGATACGAGCTGTCCCCTTGGTCTTTTATGAAGGACGGAAATTTGCAGACATGAACGTGCATTTTTTGACAGAGCGTGAGGAGAAACTGAAAGAGAAGCTGCTTAAAGAGTATTTATTGATGTTGGAAATTCCCGTACAATGCTCGGAGCTTGGAACGAATCATTTAATAAATGCTGCCTGGTCAGTGACACTGATATGACTACTTAAACATTCCTATCTAGCATGTTTTACATTGCTTAATAAGAATATATTTGGAACGTCTTCTTGCCTAAATAAGGTCTTAACCAGTCTTTATTCACAGTGTGAGTTATTGCAAATTTTATGCAAAAGTGCCCAAACAGGAAACAAAGTTGACATGGAGAATGTataaagtttggctattttggcctaaaattgtaAATTCACTTAGAAGTACCAACAATtcataatttagtgaataaccctattagtCTCACTTTCGCTTGTGGGGTATTTtcgttttaaatttttatttattattttttgctgaCAGAAGTGAAGCTCTTTTTTTAGTTCCTCATTTCTCCTCTAAATCTCAAGTGTGACATCGGGAAAAGCCACCTTGGGCACAGTATTTCTGACAAATAATGTTTTCACAATTCTCCCAGAATTCCCAGTTTTGCATGCAAATTAGCCCAGACAggcattgtgtttcagacttTATTCTGTATTTCTGTGGGCACCCTTAGGAGTGGACCTTAGCAGTTTTGAACCTTTGGGTCTCATCAGTATGGCACTGGTTTTGGTCTAAGAGTTGAAGTCTTTGTAAGCATAAGCATGATTTCTGAGAATTACTGTTCCCATGGCGACTTTTCACAAGATAACACTTGAGTTATCCATATGATGCAttacaattattttaatattgtatatgttaatatagtaatatgtaaatatatcaaATATGTCACTAGGtatctttgcaaaaaaaataaattaataataataatgaagtgaCATTGACACTCTAACAGAATATTAGAATAGTATGATAACAAAGTATACTTATAGAGTATTAGAATCTAGCAGATCATGTTTTAGAATCCTGTCACCTGCAATTATTCTAATTTCTAATTGAGTAATAATGGATGGTGCAGTCTGTGGGCACCAATTTCAGACTGAActggtgtatatttgtgtgtatagaaatatgtatttgtaCATGTATGTGAATGTCCAAAAGAATAGATGTATCTACAAATGCTATAAAAAGTCAAAACTGTCTTGTTTATAGGTTGGATGAAGGCAATTTACCTAATGATATAAATTTAGTGGAAGATTACTTAAAGCTGGCACAACACGAGTACAAGAGGTGGCAGGAGACTTCAGGGCAAAACAGCAACGGAACTGGTGCCAAGAGCAAATTTGAGATTTCTTTAAATCATCTGTCAATTTTAGAAGTGAAATGTAAGACTCCAAATTGTCCTTTTTACATGTCTGTGAGCACCAAACCCTACTGCCACGAGTGTTCCGAAAACAAGACAAGTGGTAAATCTAACAAAGAAAAGACTGAATCTGTTACAGCTGGAGAAGAATATTATAATCTCTCAAGACAAATGGCAGGAGATACAGATGTGCGGCCACTTTCTGCTTTTGCAACTGCTCCTAGCCTTTTTCTCTTTAGTGAAACTAATGCAATGAAATGTAAAACTCCTGACTGTCCTTTTACATTAAATGTGGGGCTCAATGGATTATGTGATCGCTGTCATAATTCCAAACAAAACCCCCATCTCAACTGTATTGAAAGGACAAGAAATAGCAA
This region of Pelobates fuscus isolate aPelFus1 chromosome 2, aPelFus1.pri, whole genome shotgun sequence genomic DNA includes:
- the TNFAIP3 gene encoding tumor necrosis factor alpha-induced protein 3, which translates into the protein MANQQGLPQDLYMSNMLKAIKIRDKTPQDIVKPSNGIIHHFKTMHRYTIEMFMICQFCSQFREILQNCLVDRAMQIALESQKKLNACKEVKRLVPLKTNGDGNCLMHATSMYMWGVQDMDLLLRKTLYDVLRTTDTRNFKYRWQLECIKSIEFVQTGLRYNTKNWDEEWEHLVQMASAETSEGRGGLQYNCLEEIHIFVLVNILRRPIIVLADKVMRTLDSGSSFSPLSVGGIYLPLHWPVQECYKHPIILGYDCQHFAPLVTMKDSGPEIRAVPLVFYEGRKFADMNVHFLTEREEKLKEKLLKEYLLMLEIPVQCSELGTNHLINAAWLDEGNLPNDINLVEDYLKLAQHEYKRWQETSGQNSNGTGAKSKFEISLNHLSILEVKCKTPNCPFYMSVSTKPYCHECSENKTSGKSNKEKTESVTAGEEYYNLSRQMAGDTDVRPLSAFATAPSLFLFSETNAMKCKTPDCPFTLNVGLNGLCDRCHNSKQNPHLNCIERTRNSNIINCNVCLKNTTRTFNGICSSCFKRTTEHSTSSSFPPAGHQRSISEPASLSTSNPELREPPAVIQSIVPFTVEERTVNQKCKKSGCPFFGTLQNEGFCTICFFEFQANNGVHSRRSPKPPSVSGQNNVSAAAFKNMSHCLGQECSTLGSTLFEGYCQKCFIEAQNQRYQEARHADDRMLRQTERMGQTRISKHTNSQMKICARSLCSNAVVCRSEDVCEQCKHRNGHKQPSGEDITKQRCHAPGCDHYGNNKCSGYCNECYKFKQLYG